One window from the genome of Candidatus Acidiferrales bacterium encodes:
- the moeB gene encoding molybdopterin-synthase adenylyltransferase MoeB, which produces MEDEVQLSNEEVLRYSRHLIIPEVGLSGQKKLKAAKVLMIGAGGLGSPLGLYLAAAGVGKIGIVDFDVVDLTNLQRQVMHSTPDIGRPKLDSARETLNGINPNVEVETYEERLSSANALGLFGDYDVIVDGTDNFPTRYLVNDACVLLGKPNVYGSILRFDGQVSVFDAKRGPCYRCLYPAPPPPGLVPSCAEGGVLGVLPGIIGSLQALEVIKLILGEGEPLIGRLVLFDALKFKFRELKLRKNPECPICGDNPTIHELIDYEQFCGIAPHVTQPAEVVDGETEITVEQLKTRLDRGDDVFLLDVREPHEYEIVNIGAYLIPLSTLPKRIDELDPSKEIVVHCKSGGRSGRAADFLRRNGFKSVKNLVGGIDEWVEKIDPSLPRY; this is translated from the coding sequence ATCGAAGACGAGGTCCAGCTTTCCAACGAAGAGGTGCTTCGCTATAGCAGGCATCTGATTATTCCTGAAGTTGGATTATCCGGACAAAAGAAACTGAAGGCCGCAAAAGTCTTAATGATCGGCGCAGGCGGACTTGGATCTCCGCTGGGGCTGTATCTTGCTGCGGCAGGTGTCGGCAAGATCGGTATTGTAGACTTCGATGTCGTCGATTTGACAAATTTACAGAGACAGGTTATGCATTCAACCCCGGATATTGGAAGACCGAAATTGGATTCAGCACGCGAGACTCTAAATGGAATCAATCCGAATGTCGAAGTCGAGACTTATGAAGAAAGACTCTCGTCTGCGAATGCCCTGGGCCTATTTGGAGACTATGACGTGATCGTCGATGGGACGGACAATTTCCCGACCCGGTATCTGGTAAATGATGCCTGTGTTCTATTGGGAAAGCCGAACGTTTACGGCTCCATCCTGAGGTTTGATGGACAGGTGAGCGTGTTCGATGCGAAACGCGGGCCGTGTTACAGATGTCTTTACCCTGCGCCGCCTCCGCCGGGACTGGTTCCAAGCTGTGCGGAAGGCGGAGTGCTCGGAGTTTTGCCGGGAATAATCGGGTCATTACAGGCACTCGAGGTGATCAAGCTTATTCTGGGAGAGGGCGAGCCGTTGATAGGCAGGCTCGTCTTGTTCGATGCACTGAAATTCAAATTCCGCGAACTGAAGCTCCGGAAAAATCCCGAGTGCCCGATCTGCGGAGACAACCCGACGATTCACGAGTTGATCGACTATGAGCAATTCTGTGGGATTGCACCTCACGTGACTCAGCCCGCAGAGGTCGTCGATGGCGAAACTGAAATCACGGTTGAGCAGCTAAAAACAAGACTGGATCGAGGCGACGACGTTTTTCTCCTCGACGTTCGCGAGCCGCATGAGTATGAGATTGTCAATATCGGCGCATATCTAATTCCTCTTTCCACACTGCCAAAAAGGATTGATGAATTGGATCCCTCGAAAGAGATCGTGGTACACTGCAAGTCCGGAGGACGGAGTGGAAGAGCGGCAGACTTCCTTCGCAGAAACGGATTTAAGAGCGTGAAGAATCTGGTCGGCGGAATCGACGAGTGGGTCGAGAAAATAGATCCGAGCTTGCCAAGATACTGA